The region CACGATGTAGTTGTCGAAGATGCCCATATCCACCGGTTTCATGGGTTCGCCGGTGGACAGATCCAGTCCAATTGGTTCTTCGTTCAacagctcctcctcctgcaggCGTACGATCGTATCCTGCGCATCGTAGCCGCTGTTGACGGCCAGGATCTTCGGAATCACCAGCATGGCGTCGGCGTACGCTTGAATAGCGAGGCGAGTCTTTCCCTTCACGGTTTTTGCATACTCGCGCAGCTTATTGTGTACGCGTACCTCGAAGGCACCAGCTCCCGGTACAAGTTTCTTGTCCTCGATCGCGTTATTAATCGACCGGAGCCCATCACGGATGGCATCCTTAATCTGGGCGAGCGAGTGTCGGTTGGGAGCCTTCATCAGAATCGTGACCGAGAGTGGGTTTTTGCAGTTCTCCACAAAGGTGTACTTGTTCTCGCCCAGCACATGCTCGTAAACCAACCCGGCGTACCCGAGACAGGACTCATCCATGTTGTCGAAGGAATTCATGGCCACTCCACCGCAGGCCAGTGCCAAGCGTTCCATGTTGCGACGCTTGGCCCGTCGAAGGGCAACGATACCCTCCTTGGCTAGCAAGTCGAGCGACATGGGGTCGATGCCCTTTTGGTTGATCACGACGAACGTCTTATCCGTTCCATCGCaaaccttcttcttcagctcgaTCACCTTCTTCACACGCTGCTCGATGAAGTCACGCTCCGCGAGCACAAACTTTTCACGTTCCTCGGCCGTTTTGTAGAAAAATCCGGAATTCACCTCGGTCTTCTCGTACTCCATGGACACGTTACACGTGAGAATATACGCGTTTTCTACTCGCTTCGGCATATCGGGATGGCGTGCACCATGGTCCATGACGATGCCCTTCACCAGCTGCGTTTCGGAGGCCGACTTGTGCTGCATCTCCATAAGCTCCACCATGTGCAAATCCACCGGCTTGCCTTCCGTGCGGATGGCCAGCACCGCATCGACGCAAACGTCCGTCAGCAGATCGGCCAGCACCGGATGGACCTTGGTGCGCAGCGAAGTGCGGGCAATGTTGAGCAAATTCTCGCGATTCACCTCGATGGGATGGGAAATTTGCTCCAAGATTTCCAGCGCTTGCAAACGAGCCTGATCGAAGCCATCGGCCACGATCCGGGGATGCAGTCCGTCCGCAATGTACAGATCGGCTTGCTTCAGCAGCTCGCCAATGATCAGCACGATCGAGGTGGTCCCATCACCGGTCACGTCgtcctgtgctgtgctggcgCGTGCGATCAAGGAAGCCGTCGGATGCTTGATCTGCATCTCGTGCAGCAAAACATTGCCATCCTTGGTGATTTTGATGTCTCCGGCACCCGACACCAACCTGATGGGAAAGTGAGGTTAGGCATGGTCAGGTGAGTCATTTTATTCGCCGAAATCCTCCACCGACCATCCGGTTTTTCAATCATTCATGCCTTTTGCAGGCTCTTGGGAATGCTTTTTGAGGCCGATTCATTGAGAAAACGGGCAAAATGCGGTTTCTGCCGAACAGTTGGTCTACCGGGCGGAGGCGGGGTACTCACATTTTCATCGTCCCCTTCGGGCCGAGGTTCGTTTTCATCACATCCTGGATTCCTTTGGCGGCGGTGATGTTGATGGCCAGCGCCTGGGCAGCACGGGCAAATTCGGCTTTCGGGTTTAACAAACTAATCGAAGCCATTTTTGTGGAAGATTTCTTTTcgttcaacaaaaacttggtTTCACGAGCCGGGGAGCGAGAGCGATTTCGAGAATGA is a window of Anopheles aquasalis chromosome 2, idAnoAquaMG_Q_19, whole genome shotgun sequence DNA encoding:
- the LOC126581209 gene encoding T-complex protein 1 subunit zeta is translated as MASISLLNPKAEFARAAQALAINITAAKGIQDVMKTNLGPKGTMKMLVSGAGDIKITKDGNVLLHEMQIKHPTASLIARASTAQDDVTGDGTTSIVLIIGELLKQADLYIADGLHPRIVADGFDQARLQALEILEQISHPIEVNRENLLNIARTSLRTKVHPVLADLLTDVCVDAVLAIRTEGKPVDLHMVELMEMQHKSASETQLVKGIVMDHGARHPDMPKRVENAYILTCNVSMEYEKTEVNSGFFYKTAEEREKFVLAERDFIEQRVKKVIELKKKVCDGTDKTFVVINQKGIDPMSLDLLAKEGIVALRRAKRRNMERLALACGGVAMNSFDNMDESCLGYAGLVYEHVLGENKYTFVENCKNPLSVTILMKAPNRHSLAQIKDAIRDGLRSINNAIEDKKLVPGAGAFEVRVHNKLREYAKTVKGKTRLAIQAYADAMLVIPKILAVNSGYDAQDTIVRLQEEELLNEEPIGLDLSTGEPMKPVDMGIFDNYIVKKQILNSSTIIAVNILLVDEIMRAGMSSLKG